A genome region from Deinococcus sp. KNUC1210 includes the following:
- a CDS encoding ExeM/NucH family extracellular endonuclease: MLPFSKAAFPLLTALLLAACGPAAPTSQLPATTPTTPVTAPATTPVSAAGKVYEINFANVDGSGKVSSSARYIPAGVGTQALTDVTGPLSLTPLASDTFVVGGVRHIKAVYRVTNNTGQAIDHLTFVPVNTDDADGDPTNNTTTPTVGATYFKALRTYGNTSADTRATALTPTTGQLLNTSTGAAEPDTNATPYSTVNTSGLNVSAPSGLTVGGVADSGWRSGNLLQPGASTTVTFAVDLATDTPQTDPFAFSVVITVADDIDTTPITQIHDIQGSGAATTLSGSVTTQGVVVGDFQRADQLKGFFIEAPDAAQDADPATSEGIFVFCDETCQNVNVGDTVRVTGTVTEFNTITEISPTTAVQVRGTNTLLPTATAVNLPTDAASASTFDWERYEGMRVRVQGVVDENYKLGRGGVVKIANARLPSFTQVNAPSVSGYAAWVAEIGKRLISIDDGSTAQNPATVFGRGNAPLSASNTLRTGDTADVTGVVHYGFDYTGTPDTYRIETTLPDATFAAGNPRPSAPALSGNLTVASANVLNFFTTLTGGTNTCTPDGADADARGADNCAEYVRQRDKVVSNLAGLNADVIGLMEVQNNSYSAITSSTGSTLQTLVDALNARVGAGTYTAIANPNTGTDAITVAMIYKAASVTPIGNAFNDTDPVNNRLPLAQVFQAPGGSKFAVVVNHLKSKGSPADSDPRNVDNSDGQGASAYRREQQVARLLDLIQNQIVVGKGVNNVIAVGDFNAYAQEPSLKNLQNGLDGTAGTADDLSPVFPDTSYSYQFDAQFGSLDHAFVTQSMKALLSGGEGTGFQKWHDNSDEPTVLDYNTEFKSAAQVTDFYDSTAYRSSDHDPLKVGFNMPALTTLGVTASGSATPATGQPYTLTLSTTGNPDSASIDWGDGTAPSNVAVVSNAASAPHTYTTDGPRTITVTVTRSADSSTASTTKNVTATTPSITRTAQSADPSVQVGQSTSVTATFAIVNAAPVTYSAAVSPNTGGVTVNAIPSNATDGTPTITATLNGVTAGTYTVTLTANGQNGASASAVYTVTVTPAATSVNHLVISQVYGGGGNNGATYKNDFVELFNPTAAPISTSGYTLQYASATGVFNTGLGMMTLPAATIPAYSYYLIQLAAGGAGTVSLTPDATGTLSLSGTVGKVALASNNAVVNSPTAANVVDFVGFGSTASQFEGSAPTAAPSNTTAVLRAGNGCTDTNSNVNDFATGVPNPRNSSAPTNPCP; this comes from the coding sequence ATGCTGCCTTTTTCGAAGGCCGCCTTCCCCCTGCTGACGGCGCTGCTTCTGGCTGCCTGCGGGCCTGCTGCCCCGACCAGCCAGCTGCCAGCCACCACCCCGACCACCCCCGTGACCGCACCTGCCACCACCCCCGTCTCGGCGGCTGGCAAGGTCTATGAGATCAACTTTGCAAATGTGGACGGCAGCGGCAAGGTCAGTTCGTCGGCCCGGTACATCCCGGCTGGCGTTGGCACTCAGGCGCTCACCGACGTGACCGGCCCGCTGAGTCTGACGCCCCTCGCCTCCGATACCTTCGTGGTCGGCGGCGTGCGTCACATCAAGGCCGTTTACCGCGTCACCAACAACACCGGGCAGGCCATCGACCACCTGACGTTCGTGCCGGTCAATACCGACGACGCCGACGGCGATCCCACCAACAACACCACCACTCCCACCGTGGGAGCCACCTACTTCAAGGCGCTCAGGACCTACGGCAACACGAGCGCCGATACCCGCGCCACGGCCCTGACGCCCACCACGGGGCAGCTTCTCAACACCTCGACCGGCGCGGCTGAGCCTGATACCAACGCCACCCCATACAGCACCGTGAACACGTCCGGACTGAACGTCAGCGCTCCCAGTGGCCTGACGGTGGGCGGCGTCGCGGACAGTGGCTGGCGCAGCGGCAATCTGTTGCAGCCCGGAGCCAGCACCACCGTCACCTTCGCGGTGGACCTCGCCACCGACACGCCCCAGACCGATCCCTTCGCCTTTAGCGTGGTCATCACGGTCGCCGACGATATCGATACCACTCCCATCACGCAGATTCACGACATTCAGGGCAGCGGCGCAGCCACCACGCTGAGCGGCAGCGTCACCACTCAGGGCGTTGTGGTCGGAGACTTCCAGCGGGCTGACCAGCTCAAGGGCTTTTTCATCGAGGCTCCCGACGCTGCTCAGGACGCCGATCCTGCTACCAGTGAAGGCATTTTCGTCTTCTGTGACGAGACCTGCCAGAACGTGAACGTGGGCGACACGGTGCGTGTGACCGGCACCGTGACCGAATTCAACACCATCACCGAGATCAGTCCGACCACCGCTGTGCAGGTCCGGGGCACGAACACGCTGCTGCCCACCGCCACCGCTGTCAATCTGCCCACCGACGCCGCCAGCGCGAGCACCTTCGATTGGGAGCGCTATGAAGGCATGCGGGTGCGCGTTCAGGGTGTCGTGGACGAGAATTACAAGCTGGGACGCGGCGGCGTGGTCAAGATCGCCAATGCCCGCCTGCCCTCGTTCACCCAGGTCAATGCCCCCAGCGTCAGCGGGTACGCGGCCTGGGTCGCGGAAATCGGCAAGCGGCTGATTTCGATTGACGACGGCAGCACTGCCCAGAATCCGGCGACGGTCTTCGGGCGGGGCAATGCGCCGCTGAGTGCCAGCAACACCCTGCGAACCGGCGACACGGCCGACGTGACCGGCGTGGTGCACTACGGCTTCGATTACACCGGGACTCCCGACACCTACCGCATCGAGACGACGCTGCCCGACGCGACCTTCGCGGCTGGCAACCCGCGTCCGTCCGCACCGGCCCTGAGCGGCAATCTGACGGTGGCGAGCGCCAACGTGCTGAACTTCTTCACCACCCTGACCGGCGGCACCAACACCTGCACGCCCGACGGTGCAGACGCCGACGCACGCGGAGCCGACAACTGCGCCGAGTACGTGCGTCAGCGCGACAAGGTGGTCAGCAATCTGGCGGGCCTGAACGCCGACGTGATTGGCCTGATGGAAGTGCAGAACAACAGCTATTCGGCCATCACGAGCAGTACCGGCAGCACCCTGCAGACGCTGGTGGACGCGCTCAACGCCCGCGTGGGCGCAGGCACCTACACCGCCATCGCCAACCCCAACACCGGCACCGACGCCATCACCGTCGCCATGATCTACAAGGCGGCGAGCGTCACGCCCATCGGCAACGCCTTCAACGACACCGATCCGGTGAACAACCGCCTGCCGCTGGCCCAGGTCTTCCAGGCTCCGGGCGGCAGCAAGTTCGCTGTGGTGGTCAATCACCTGAAGAGCAAGGGCAGCCCCGCCGACAGCGATCCGCGCAATGTCGACAACAGCGACGGCCAGGGTGCCAGCGCCTATCGCCGTGAGCAGCAGGTGGCCCGCCTGCTCGACCTGATCCAGAATCAGATTGTCGTGGGTAAGGGCGTCAACAACGTGATCGCGGTGGGCGATTTCAACGCCTACGCCCAGGAACCAAGCCTGAAGAATCTCCAGAACGGTCTGGACGGTACGGCTGGAACCGCCGACGATCTCAGCCCGGTCTTTCCCGATACCAGCTACTCGTATCAGTTCGACGCTCAGTTCGGCAGCCTCGATCACGCCTTCGTGACCCAGAGCATGAAAGCGCTGCTGTCGGGCGGAGAGGGGACGGGCTTCCAGAAGTGGCACGACAACTCGGATGAGCCGACAGTGCTCGATTACAACACCGAGTTCAAGAGCGCCGCGCAGGTGACGGATTTCTACGACAGCACCGCCTACCGCAGCAGCGACCACGATCCGCTGAAGGTCGGCTTCAACATGCCCGCCCTGACCACCCTGGGCGTGACGGCCAGCGGCAGCGCCACGCCCGCCACCGGTCAGCCCTACACCCTGACGCTCAGCACCACCGGCAACCCCGACAGCGCCAGCATCGACTGGGGCGACGGCACCGCGCCCAGCAATGTGGCGGTTGTCAGCAACGCCGCCAGCGCTCCGCACACCTACACCACCGACGGCCCACGGACCATCACCGTGACCGTGACCCGCAGTGCCGACAGCAGCACGGCCAGCACCACCAAGAACGTGACCGCCACCACGCCCAGCATCACCAGGACCGCTCAGAGCGCCGACCCCAGCGTGCAGGTGGGCCAGAGCACCAGCGTGACCGCGACCTTCGCCATCGTGAACGCGGCTCCGGTCACCTACAGCGCGGCTGTGTCGCCCAATACCGGCGGCGTCACGGTGAACGCCATTCCCAGCAACGCCACCGACGGCACGCCCACCATCACCGCCACGCTGAACGGTGTGACGGCGGGCACCTACACCGTGACCCTGACGGCGAACGGGCAGAACGGTGCCAGCGCCAGCGCGGTGTATACCGTGACCGTGACGCCCGCAGCCACCAGCGTGAACCATCTGGTCATCAGCCAGGTGTACGGCGGCGGCGGCAACAATGGTGCGACCTACAAGAACGATTTCGTCGAGCTGTTCAACCCCACCGCTGCGCCGATCAGCACCAGCGGGTACACCCTGCAATACGCTTCGGCAACCGGCGTGTTCAACACCGGTTTGGGCATGATGACGCTGCCAGCCGCCACCATTCCGGCCTACAGCTACTACCTGATTCAGCTGGCGGCAGGCGGCGCCGGCACCGTTTCACTCACGCCCGACGCCACCGGCACCCTCTCCCTCAGCGGCACGGTGGGCAAAGTGGCCCTCGCCAGCAATAACGCCGTTGTCAACTCTCCCACTGCCGCCAATGTCGTCGATTTCGTTGGCTTTGGCAGCACTGCCAGCCAGTTCGAAGGCTCTGCCCCGACGGCGGCACCCAGCAATACGACGGCGGTGCTGCGTGCGGGCAACGGCTGCACCGACACCAACAGCAACGTGAACGACTTCGCGACGGGCGTACCCAATCCCCGCAACAGCTCTGCGCCCACCAACCCCTGCCCCTGA
- a CDS encoding PqqD family protein: MWTPNPQALVTDLGNELVVLHAESGEMYSLNATGRAAWLALPTPLEGIVAALVAHGAPPKLPGATRSRG; the protein is encoded by the coding sequence ATGTGGACGCCTAACCCGCAGGCCCTTGTCACCGATCTCGGCAATGAACTGGTCGTACTGCACGCCGAGAGCGGCGAGATGTACAGTCTGAACGCGACTGGCCGTGCAGCGTGGCTGGCGCTGCCGACTCCGCTGGAAGGGATCGTAGCCGCGCTGGTGGCCCACGGCGCACCCCCGAAGCTGCCCGGAGCGACGCGCTCGCGTGGCTGA
- a CDS encoding lasso peptide biosynthesis B2 protein, which yields MPDAVRLALTDPARLGVHDAPAVLGYGLSGAVLARLPQGHPLAPSLRPQRLALMARHMRVKAALIPLLSAWAQAGIRAVLMKGFASAEFVYTDPSERFYGDVDVLIDERDAVRAVRVAQQLQWTDDGFVEVPSRWTHEVAHLYSPDREVRLDVHRRVARKLLGTNLKVKRATWHLWNSAQPTHLGSAPVWLPDPRDQVLMLALTRGWSTESGRLKPADPLDLIQMYARYGLTDAEVLDRAATLGCLHTMRATLRACRTTSLDDRATKQQIRRNTLLDLNMMPIDSVLGRVQRFPTLLKDILAVLPDALRVRRAIARGGDPRELPTRWTLAPARQPNVIAVARAIRAANWTLRLVYPGGATCVPRSLTRYAALCRAGVPVTFVSGVRRTDTGIEGHAWIELPFPLDNDYGEPQARTLYRELFRHAATTGQGRREPLSGRV from the coding sequence ATGCCCGATGCCGTCCGTCTTGCCCTGACCGATCCTGCCCGACTCGGTGTCCACGATGCCCCGGCGGTGCTGGGATACGGGCTGAGCGGCGCGGTCCTGGCCCGTCTGCCACAGGGTCATCCACTGGCCCCAAGCCTGAGGCCGCAACGTCTGGCCCTGATGGCGCGGCATATGCGCGTGAAGGCGGCGCTGATTCCTCTGCTCAGTGCGTGGGCGCAGGCGGGCATCCGTGCCGTCCTGATGAAGGGATTCGCGTCGGCGGAATTCGTGTATACCGATCCTTCCGAACGCTTTTACGGCGACGTGGACGTGCTGATCGACGAGCGCGACGCCGTACGGGCCGTGCGCGTGGCCCAGCAGCTGCAGTGGACCGACGACGGCTTCGTGGAGGTGCCGAGTCGCTGGACGCACGAGGTCGCGCACCTGTACAGCCCTGACCGGGAAGTACGGCTGGACGTTCATCGCCGCGTCGCCCGAAAGCTGCTGGGCACCAATCTGAAAGTGAAGCGGGCTACCTGGCACCTGTGGAATTCGGCGCAGCCGACCCATCTGGGCAGCGCGCCGGTGTGGCTACCAGATCCGCGCGATCAGGTGCTGATGCTGGCCCTGACGCGTGGATGGAGTACGGAATCGGGCCGTCTCAAACCCGCTGACCCACTGGACCTGATTCAGATGTATGCCCGGTACGGCCTGACCGATGCCGAGGTGCTGGACCGCGCTGCTACCCTGGGCTGCCTGCATACCATGCGCGCCACGCTGCGGGCCTGCCGCACCACTTCACTTGACGACCGGGCGACCAAACAGCAGATCCGGCGAAATACGCTGCTCGACCTGAACATGATGCCCATCGATAGTGTGCTGGGACGGGTGCAGCGATTCCCTACTCTGCTGAAGGACATTCTCGCTGTCCTCCCCGATGCGCTGCGGGTCCGCCGAGCGATCGCACGCGGCGGCGATCCGCGTGAACTGCCTACCCGCTGGACCCTGGCTCCAGCACGGCAGCCGAACGTGATCGCGGTGGCGCGTGCCATACGTGCGGCCAACTGGACGCTGCGGCTCGTCTATCCGGGGGGAGCCACATGTGTGCCGCGTTCTCTGACACGGTACGCCGCCCTGTGCCGCGCCGGGGTCCCAGTCACCTTCGTCAGCGGGGTGCGCCGCACTGACACGGGGATCGAAGGACACGCCTGGATCGAGCTGCCGTTTCCGCTGGACAACGACTACGGCGAGCCACAGGCCCGGACGCTCTACCGCGAACTGTTCCGCCACGCGGCCACCACGGGACAGGGACGGCGGGAGCCGCTGAGTGGGCGCGTCTGA
- a CDS encoding acetyl ornithine aminotransferase family protein, producing the protein MTTLPQPKTQPRQPVLKTSLPGPNSADIIARDAAELSTSYMRPYPFVPDHGEGVWLTDADGNTMLDFFAGIAVSTTGHAHPHVVQAIAAQAAKFMHVCLTDYPQEVTTVLAERLLAHIEQPGQKWRAFFGNSGAEAVEAAVKLARHHTGRTHIISTLGSFHGRTYGAITLTGSKTKYKRGFGPLLPNVSHVPYPNPFRPPLGSTPESCGDAVLAHIELLFQTVIPADEVAAIIIEPMQGEGGYIVPPASFLPKLRELCDRHGILLIFDEVQSGMGRTGKMFAFQQFEQYGNVQPDIVTVAKGIASGMPISAMLARESVMTWPQGSHGSTFGGNPVAAAAAVATLDLLEGVVKHPGCGESLLANAREVGTYILAELRAMQSEFAFLGDVRGEGLFIGMEFVKEDGAPDGKLRDTASQEMFRRGLLNLDCGESVIRISPPLILTKEDAETGLEIMREVFRALS; encoded by the coding sequence ATGACCACCCTTCCCCAACCCAAAACGCAGCCCCGCCAGCCCGTCCTCAAGACTTCTCTTCCTGGTCCGAACTCTGCAGACATCATCGCCCGCGACGCGGCGGAACTGTCCACCTCGTACATGCGCCCCTATCCCTTCGTGCCCGACCATGGCGAGGGCGTGTGGCTCACCGACGCCGACGGAAATACCATGCTCGACTTTTTTGCGGGCATCGCGGTTTCGACCACCGGGCACGCTCACCCGCACGTTGTTCAGGCGATTGCGGCGCAGGCGGCCAAGTTCATGCATGTCTGCCTGACCGACTATCCGCAGGAAGTGACGACGGTGCTGGCCGAACGCCTGCTGGCGCATATCGAGCAGCCGGGGCAGAAGTGGCGGGCTTTTTTTGGCAACAGCGGCGCAGAGGCGGTGGAGGCGGCGGTCAAACTGGCGCGGCACCATACCGGCAGAACACACATCATCAGCACGCTGGGCAGCTTTCATGGACGCACCTACGGGGCCATAACCCTGACCGGCAGCAAGACCAAATACAAGCGCGGCTTCGGGCCGCTGCTGCCGAACGTGTCGCATGTGCCGTATCCCAATCCCTTCCGCCCGCCGCTGGGCAGCACGCCGGAAAGCTGCGGCGACGCGGTGCTCGCGCACATCGAACTGCTGTTCCAGACGGTCATTCCCGCCGACGAGGTGGCCGCCATCATCATCGAGCCGATGCAGGGCGAGGGCGGCTACATCGTGCCTCCCGCCAGCTTCCTGCCCAAACTTCGTGAACTGTGCGACCGGCACGGCATTCTGCTCATCTTCGACGAAGTTCAGTCGGGGATGGGGCGCACCGGAAAGATGTTCGCCTTCCAGCAGTTCGAGCAGTACGGCAACGTGCAGCCCGACATCGTGACGGTGGCCAAGGGCATCGCCTCGGGTATGCCGATCAGCGCGATGCTGGCCCGCGAGTCCGTGATGACCTGGCCGCAGGGCTCTCACGGCAGCACCTTCGGCGGCAATCCGGTGGCGGCGGCGGCGGCAGTCGCCACCCTCGACCTGCTGGAAGGCGTGGTGAAGCACCCCGGCTGCGGCGAGAGCCTGCTCGCCAATGCCCGCGAGGTGGGCACGTACATTCTGGCCGAACTGCGGGCCATGCAGTCGGAATTTGCGTTCCTGGGCGACGTGCGCGGCGAGGGCCTGTTCATCGGCATGGAGTTCGTGAAAGAGGACGGTGCCCCGGACGGCAAGCTGCGTGACACGGCGAGTCAGGAGATGTTCCGGCGCGGTCTGTTGAACCTCGACTGCGGTGAGAGCGTCATCCGCATCAGTCCGCCGCTGATCCTGACGAAGGAAGATGCCGAAACCGGCCTGGAGATCATGCGCGAGGTCTTCCGAGCCCTGAGCTGA
- the ablA gene encoding lysine 2,3-aminomutase, whose product MTLHPQATLRAQQMLPRNHRADKWADVPDAQWYDWKWQLKNRINTVEELEEVLTLTESERAGASAQGIFRLDITPYFASLMDRDDPTCPVRRQVIPTHHELESFTSMMEDSLAEDKHSPVPGLVHRYPDRVLMLVTTQCASYCRYCTRSRIVGDPTETFNPAEYRAQLDYLRKSPQVRDVLLSGGDPLTLAPKVLAGLLSELRAIEHIEIIRIGTRVPVFMPMRVTQELCDVLSAHHPLWMNIHVNHPKEITPEVADACDRLTRAGVPLGNQSVLLRGVNDHPVIMQKLLRELVKIRVRPYYIYQCDLVHGAGHLRTTVAKGLEIMESLRGHTSGYSVPTYVVDAPGGGGKIPVAPNYVLAQSADKLILRNFEGYIAAYSEPTDYTGPDMPVPAEWERSEPGQSGIWGLMQGERISIQPEGFNATHQRPGAVQHRLNSREDKWAAYGVGAGENVTDTAPDGMVEEPQVVIGD is encoded by the coding sequence ATGACCCTGCACCCGCAAGCCACCCTCCGCGCCCAGCAGATGCTGCCGCGCAATCACCGCGCCGACAAATGGGCCGACGTGCCCGATGCCCAGTGGTACGACTGGAAATGGCAGCTGAAGAACCGTATCAACACCGTCGAAGAACTCGAAGAAGTGTTGACCCTCACCGAGTCCGAGCGGGCCGGAGCCAGCGCCCAGGGCATCTTCCGGCTCGATATCACGCCGTATTTCGCGTCGCTGATGGACCGAGACGACCCGACCTGCCCGGTGCGCCGTCAGGTGATTCCGACGCATCACGAGCTGGAGTCGTTTACCAGCATGATGGAAGACTCGCTGGCCGAGGACAAACACAGCCCCGTGCCCGGCCTCGTCCACCGGTATCCCGACCGCGTGCTGATGCTGGTCACGACGCAGTGCGCTAGCTACTGCCGCTACTGCACCCGCTCGCGCATCGTGGGCGACCCCACCGAAACCTTCAACCCCGCCGAGTACCGCGCCCAGCTCGACTACCTGCGGAAGAGCCCCCAGGTGCGCGACGTGCTGCTCTCGGGCGGCGATCCGCTCACCCTTGCGCCCAAGGTCCTGGCAGGCCTGCTCTCGGAACTCCGGGCGATCGAGCATATCGAGATCATCCGGATCGGGACGCGGGTGCCGGTCTTCATGCCGATGCGCGTGACCCAGGAACTCTGCGACGTGCTGAGTGCCCACCATCCGCTCTGGATGAACATCCACGTCAACCACCCCAAGGAGATCACGCCGGAGGTCGCCGACGCCTGCGACCGCCTCACGCGGGCGGGGGTGCCGCTGGGCAATCAGAGCGTGCTGCTGCGCGGCGTGAACGATCATCCGGTCATCATGCAGAAGCTGTTGCGCGAACTCGTCAAGATTCGCGTGCGGCCCTACTACATCTACCAGTGCGACCTCGTGCACGGCGCGGGGCACCTGCGAACCACCGTCGCCAAGGGACTGGAGATCATGGAGAGCCTGCGCGGGCATACCAGCGGGTACAGCGTGCCGACGTATGTGGTGGACGCGCCCGGCGGTGGCGGCAAGATTCCCGTTGCGCCCAATTACGTGCTGGCCCAGAGCGCCGACAAGCTGATCCTGCGGAATTTCGAGGGCTATATCGCTGCCTACAGCGAACCCACCGACTACACCGGCCCAGACATGCCCGTGCCTGCCGAGTGGGAGAGATCGGAACCCGGTCAGAGCGGCATCTGGGGACTGATGCAGGGCGAGCGCATCAGCATTCAGCCGGAGGGCTTCAATGCCACCCACCAGCGGCCCGGCGCGGTGCAGCACCGCCTGAACAGCCGCGAGGACAAGTGGGCCGCTTACGGCGTGGGAGCAGGGGAGAACGTGACCGACACCGCGCCCGACGGCATGGTTGAAGAGCCGCAGGTGGTGATAGGCGACTGA
- a CDS encoding Lrp/AsnC family transcriptional regulator, whose translation MKLHGGPLDPLDYRILRELQEDARLSMRELGRRVDLSAPAVTERVRRLEETGVILGYGARVASRPMGRSITAFVGVRDSGKRDPELVRWAQAHDSVLECHSVTGDNSCILKVAVPDVHALEQLLADLIQMGFTCDTSIVLSTPLEGKLMLPPLPG comes from the coding sequence ATGAAACTGCACGGCGGCCCACTCGACCCCCTCGACTACCGGATTCTGCGCGAACTTCAGGAAGACGCCCGGCTGAGCATGCGCGAACTGGGTCGCCGCGTCGATCTGAGCGCCCCTGCCGTGACCGAACGCGTGCGGCGGCTGGAAGAAACCGGTGTGATCCTCGGCTACGGCGCACGGGTGGCGAGTAGGCCGATGGGGCGCAGCATCACCGCCTTCGTGGGCGTGCGCGACAGCGGCAAGCGCGATCCGGAGCTGGTGCGCTGGGCGCAGGCACACGACAGCGTGCTGGAATGCCACAGCGTCACCGGCGACAACTCGTGCATCCTGAAGGTGGCGGTGCCCGACGTGCACGCGCTCGAACAGCTGCTGGCCGACCTGATCCAGATGGGCTTTACCTGCGACACCAGCATCGTGCTGAGCACCCCGCTGGAAGGCAAACTGATGCTGCCGCCGCTGCCGGGTTGA
- a CDS encoding DinB family protein, whose product MISDLARLYERDLNKVVEELEQYPDEASIWAVQPGIVNPAGNLALHLVGNLRLFVGLNLGGLPYVRDRPAEFARRDVPRSELVAALRTTAQGIQQTLRELDEAALNQAYPAAVAGFPADMTTAAFLLHLYGHLNWHLGQIDYHRRLLFPQQEG is encoded by the coding sequence ATGATTTCAGACCTTGCCCGCCTGTACGAGCGTGACCTGAACAAAGTCGTCGAGGAACTGGAACAGTATCCGGACGAAGCCTCGATCTGGGCGGTGCAGCCGGGCATCGTCAATCCCGCCGGGAATCTGGCGCTGCATCTGGTGGGCAATCTGCGCCTCTTCGTGGGGCTGAATCTGGGCGGCCTTCCGTATGTGCGCGACCGCCCGGCCGAATTCGCCCGCAGGGACGTGCCGCGTTCAGAGCTGGTGGCGGCGCTGCGAACCACGGCGCAGGGCATTCAGCAGACCCTGAGGGAGCTCGATGAAGCGGCGCTGAATCAGGCGTATCCGGCCGCCGTCGCGGGCTTTCCCGCCGACATGACCACCGCTGCCTTCCTGCTGCATCTGTACGGCCACCTGAACTGGCACCTGGGACAGATCGACTATCACCGCCGCCTGCTGTTCCCTCAGCAAGAAGGCTGA
- a CDS encoding alpha/beta hydrolase, protein MDYTRDFDTAVQTFILTDLPASTPADAEFFLKTGLEGWQNGRPELKFGGRTLHRAYPIGTQLSFKVSRDAPESEEGDAWGQRRPDRCHVVTGEATHELSVQSWMDSPLSERPSTLSAQTSRLEVHSPELEDEFTVLVWQPPQANTAGQRFPVLYLHDGQNVFDQATAFAGRTWQAAEAAQALAAAGLPCILVAVTVRDAHRASDYVPFEIAANGFHSSAAEYQAFLTGTLKPLIDARFPTLPEAQHTAQAGSSFGGVASLYGGLSRPDVWGSIGAFSPSVWVQDFGLLAWSEEHPAPHSRVYLDMGDHEGTFTADAARLVTQTRLLAARLRDCVQDVVLTIGEDHWHTEDAWAARFPGFLRWWLNAMSE, encoded by the coding sequence GTGGACTACACCCGCGATTTCGACACCGCCGTTCAGACCTTCATCCTGACCGACCTGCCCGCCAGCACCCCCGCCGACGCCGAATTCTTTCTGAAGACCGGGCTGGAAGGCTGGCAGAACGGACGACCCGAACTGAAATTCGGGGGCCGAACGCTGCACCGCGCCTATCCCATCGGCACACAGCTCAGCTTCAAGGTGTCGCGGGATGCGCCGGAGAGCGAGGAAGGCGACGCCTGGGGCCAGCGGCGACCCGACCGCTGCCACGTGGTGACGGGCGAGGCCACGCACGAACTGAGCGTGCAGAGCTGGATGGACAGTCCGCTGAGTGAACGTCCCTCCACGCTGTCCGCGCAGACCTCTCGGCTGGAGGTCCACAGTCCCGAGCTGGAGGACGAGTTCACCGTGCTGGTGTGGCAGCCTCCGCAGGCGAACACAGCGGGCCAGCGCTTTCCGGTGCTGTATCTGCACGACGGGCAGAACGTCTTCGATCAGGCCACCGCGTTTGCGGGCCGGACGTGGCAGGCAGCAGAGGCGGCGCAGGCACTGGCCGCAGCGGGGCTGCCGTGCATCCTGGTCGCCGTCACCGTGCGGGACGCGCACCGGGCCAGCGATTACGTTCCCTTCGAGATTGCTGCCAACGGCTTTCACAGCAGCGCCGCCGAGTATCAGGCCTTCCTGACGGGCACCCTCAAGCCGCTGATCGACGCCCGTTTCCCGACCCTGCCGGAGGCACAGCACACCGCACAGGCGGGCAGCAGCTTCGGCGGCGTTGCCAGTCTGTACGGTGGCCTGAGCCGCCCGGACGTGTGGGGCAGCATCGGGGCCTTCAGTCCGAGCGTGTGGGTGCAGGATTTCGGTCTGCTCGCATGGAGCGAGGAGCACCCCGCCCCGCACTCCCGCGTGTATCTGGATATGGGCGACCACGAGGGTACCTTCACGGCCGACGCCGCCCGGCTGGTCACCCAGACGCGCCTGCTGGCCGCCCGACTGCGCGACTGCGTGCAGGACGTGGTTCTGACCATCGGTGAGGACCACTGGCACACCGAGGACGCCTGGGCTGCGCGGTTTCCCGGCTTTCTGCGCTGGTGGCTGAACGCAATGTCGGAGTAA